GAACTCTACCGCACCCTGTCGGAGCGCAAGACGACGGGCATGAGCGCGATCTTCGTCGCCGCCATGCGCGAGTGGAAGAAGAGCTTCGAGAAGGGCGCGCGCACGCCGATGGGCCTGCAGATGCGCATCGACAAGGCGATGGATCTGGCGCTGTCGCGCGAGATGGAGCGGCTGGAGAGCCGCCTCGGCTTCCTCGCCTCGGTCGGCTCGGCGGGCCCGTTCATCGGCCTGTTCGGCACCGTCGTCGGCATCATGACCTCGTTCCAGGCGATCGCCGGCTCGAAGTCGACCTCGCTCGCGGTCGTGGCACCCGGCATCGCCGAGGCGCTGCTGGCCACCGCCATCGGCCTGCTCGCCGCCATTCCCGCCGTCATCGCCTACAACAAGCTGACGGCCGACGCCGGCAAGATCGGCGCGCGCATGGAAGGGTTCGCGGACGAGTTCTCCGCCATACTCTCGCGACAGATCGATGAGAAGGTCGGCCAGAAGGCGGCCTGACGCAACGGCTGACAGGAGACGATCATG
The Mesorhizobium australicum genome window above contains:
- the tolQ gene encoding protein TolQ, with the translated sequence METLPLATSGGELSIWELFWQAGWVVKLVMIGLIAASVWTWAIIIDKIIAYGRMRSALNRFEQVFWSGQSLEELYRTLSERKTTGMSAIFVAAMREWKKSFEKGARTPMGLQMRIDKAMDLALSREMERLESRLGFLASVGSAGPFIGLFGTVVGIMTSFQAIAGSKSTSLAVVAPGIAEALLATAIGLLAAIPAVIAYNKLTADAGKIGARMEGFADEFSAILSRQIDEKVGQKAA